Below is a genomic region from Spongiibacter nanhainus.
TGTCGATGGATCGCTGCCCCATACTTCGGCTCACAGTTACGGTATTGCGTTATACGATGTTTATACGCAAGGGACTTGCATGAATCCAGCCGACTAAGCGCAGAATGAGAGGGAGGTCGTCAAATTTCCGCAAATTTGTGGACCCTGTTCACAAATTTGCGGCAACGGACAGCGGGACTACAGTGAGTCGACCGAGGTGATGGGCGTATCCAGCGCGTGGCCGCAGCGCAGGCAGTAGCTCAACCACTCCCCCAGAAAACGGTTGCGCTGGGCTTTTTCATCCCGCTGGTACATGGCGCTATTGGGGTAGTGATAGCGAGGTCGCAGTGGACGACCGCCCTTCGAGGCCACCACCTCGGCAAGCGCCGCATCGTGATACATGCGCACCTGCAACTCGGCGCGGGTCCAGCTTGCACCGCTGGCGCGGTTGAGCCGCAGTTCCAACATTGCCGTGTAGGGCGCCTGTTCGATGACGGTGATGCCCAGTTGCGAGGTCCCCATTTGAAAACGCAGGCACTGCCCATCCTCCAGCGAATTCGGCAAGATTTTCTGCAGACGCAGGTAATTCATCTCACAGTCGGCGAGATGGGCACTGAGATCCACCTTATAGGGTGCGCTATTCACAACACTCCTCGTCATCATCTGTCACGGCAACGGCAAACGCCGGTCGAGCTTTGCAACGACAACCCGGTAGTTAAGCTCACCGGAGCGCCGCCATTTCATACCAATTGTTAATAATCATTAGCGCCTTCGACGCAGTCTGATACACTGCGTCGCGCAGCCCCCTCCATCAGTTACAGGTTAACGCTATGACTGCGACACGTCGTTTACTTGCTGCAGCGATTGCAGCGACGCTGGGCACGGCGTCTGCCCACTCAGACTCACTGCTGGACATCTACGAACTGGCAGTTCAAAACGATCCTCAGCTTAAAGCCGCCGAGGCCACATACCGCGCCAATATTGAAGCGGAAGACCTGGGCCGGGCAGCGCTATTGCCGCAAATCAGCGCTCAAGCGTATTACCAGGACGCGGAAACCGAGTCCGACGGCAAAAGCACTACGCTATCAGCCACCGGCAGTCCGACCGTTATCGACCAGAGTACGACAACTGATGCAGAAACGGAATCGCTCTCG
It encodes:
- a CDS encoding DUF1249 domain-containing protein, which codes for MNSAPYKVDLSAHLADCEMNYLRLQKILPNSLEDGQCLRFQMGTSQLGITVIEQAPYTAMLELRLNRASGASWTRAELQVRMYHDAALAEVVASKGGRPLRPRYHYPNSAMYQRDEKAQRNRFLGEWLSYCLRCGHALDTPITSVDSL